The following are from one region of the Chiloscyllium punctatum isolate Juve2018m chromosome 46, sChiPun1.3, whole genome shotgun sequence genome:
- the LOC140468009 gene encoding A-kinase anchor protein 8-like isoform X1 — protein sequence MGDTSGWTAVDWGRLVLTEAGAKWTVVIQVHMEIGTQNLLVKCGNRPFGPTSPHRPSEEQPTQTHSLTPNTTGNLAWPIHLTCTILDCGRKPEHPEETHADTRSMCKHHTDSCLRQELNPGLWRCEAAVLTTATVPPTVFSCYSSAVGYDDYSCGHGSGSSYGYSGKSWDSYKGNQTSESIVAKINQQLDLLSRNEGDDQERFAPFESYDSRSSLDDRELFRSGFDCSESGPNRNDYYGDRFDHFSNSVRNRRNQFYNRARDRSGQQWGQNWSRDRPPSNRPFWNNPFSSYSSSERLSAHWNELSIGYGGRGYGPLSRNVPSLFSQPSGFGMFGMQGVGKQFGGGRLRRRERNQFRIRGGRGREIGFGRKRQPSTASNDEPDSKLSRMDQSDISDSEAEGKEQVYGDDVEGSARGDSCANFEEKDATDTLEKEKKESDADAGEGQEESNELKMKMKPRKKQRDRITERILYACSVCKFRTFDDEEIFPHLESKFHKENFKFIGTKLPKETAEFLHEYVLNKNKKTLKFRDSMEDKSAIIKRIQEQNLLHGISIENFMKKVEAVHCIACEMFIPMQNNAIQRHMKTFDHNRNRKMMLEQSKKTSLQVAKSILNNRNIVTMLDKYLKGENPFTEEDAKENEDGIDDPLEGDAGENDEVKKDETTEGEQAEIKLEPGEESAEGDGKIVNADQTIVDKSEQGADATDEEGEANLTGDQNSEESLPAEETAEVAVSAEDKVLEAGDGENPDESTESPSGGGDAEKLE from the exons ATGGGCGATACATCCGGTTGGACCGCCGTTGACTGGGGGAGACTTGTTTTGACTGAAGCCGGGGCGAAATGGACGGTCGTTATTCAG GTTCATATGGAAATTGGAACACAGAATCTTCTGGTGAAG tgtggaaacaggccttttggcccaacaagtccacaccgaccctccgaagagcaacccacccagacccattccctgacacctaacactacgggcaatttagcatggccaattcacctaacctgcacaattttggattgtgggaggaagccagagcacccggaggaaacccacgcagacacgaggagtatgtgcaaacaccacacagacagttgcctgaggcaggaattgaacccgggtctctggcgctgtgaggcagcagtgctaaccactgccaccgtgccacccacagtgtTTAGCTGTTATTCATCTGCTGTAG GTTATGATGACTACAGTTGTGGACATGGTTCTGGATCCAGTTATGGCTACAGTGGTAAATCCTGGGACTCGTACAAGGGCAACCAGACTTCTGAATCCATTGTAGCTAAAATTAACCAACAATTAGATCTCCTTTCTCGCAATGAAGGTGATGATCAGGAAAG GTTTGCACCTTTCGAGTCCTATGACTCCAGGTCTTCACTGGATGACCGTGAGCTGTTCAGATCTGGCTTTGATTGCAGTGAATCTGGACCTAATCGTAATGATTACTATGGAGATCGCTTTGACCACTTCAGCAACTCTGTAAGGAACCGCAGGAATCAATTTTACAACAGAGCACGTGACAGGTCCGGCCAGCAGTGGGGTCAGAACTGGTCTAGAGATAGACCTCCGAGTAACAGACCTTTCTGGAACAATCCATTTTCATCATATTCAAGTTCTGAACGACTATCTGCACACTGGAATGAACTGTCAATAGGATATGGAGGCAGGGGTTACGGTCCCCTCTCCAGGAATGTCCCTTCGCTCTTCTCCCAGCCCTCTGGGTTTGGGATGTTCGGCATGCAGGGAGTAGGAAAGCAATTTGGAGGTGGCAGActgcgaaggagagagaggaatcaATTCAGAATT AGGGGAGGTAGAGGCCGTGAGATAGGATTTGGAAGAAAGAGGCAGCCTTCAACTGCAAGCAATGACGAACCAGACTCCAAACTGTCAAGAATGGACCAGTCAGATATTTCAGATAGTGAAGCAG AAGGAAAAGAGCAAGTTTATGGAGATGATGTTGAAGGTTCTGCACGAGGTGACTCCTGTGCT AACTTTGAGGAAAAAGATGCAACTGACACCcttgaaaaggagaaaaaagagagtgATGCAGATG CTGGTGAGGGACAAGAGGAAAGTAATGAACTAAAAATGAAAATGAAACCAAGGAAGAAACAGCGGGATCGTATTACAGAAAG AATATTGTATGCCTGCTCAGTTTGCAAGTTTCGTACCTTTGATGATGAAGAAATTTTCCCCCACTTGGAAAGTAAATTTCATAAGGAAAACTTCAAATTCATTGGAACTAAGCTTCCGAAGGAAACAGCCGAGTTTTTGCAT GAGTATGTTTTGAACAAAAATAAGAAGACATTGAAATTTCGTGACTCAATGGAAGACAAAAGTGCAATTATAAAGAGGATCCAGGAACAAAACCTCTTGCATG GTATTAGTATTGAAAATTTTATGAAGAAGGTAGAAGCTGTCCACTGTATAGCTTGTGAAATGTTCATTCCAATGCAGAACAATGCCATCCAGCGACACATGAAGACATTTGACCACAACAGGAATAGAAAA ATGATGCTTGAGCAGTCAAAGAAGACTAGTCTTCAAGTAGCTAAGAGTATACTCAATAATCGTAACATTGTGACCATGTTGGACAAATACCTCAAG GGTGAGAATCCCTTTACTGAAGAAGATGCTAAAGAAAATGAAGATGGTATAGATGACCCGTTAGAGGGTGATGCAGGGGAAAATGATGAAGTGAAGAAAGATGAAACCACAGAAGGTGAGCAAGCAGAAATAAAGCTAGAACCAGGGGAAGAAAGTGCTGAAGGTGATGGTAAAATTGTCAATGCAGATCAGACTATTGTTGACAAGTCTGAGCAAGGAGCTGATGCCACTGATGAAGAAGGGGAAGCAAACCTGACAGGAGACCAAAACAGTGAAGAATCTCTTCCAGCAGAAGAAACTGCTGAAGTAGCTGTCTCAGCCGAAGATAAAGTCTTGGAAGCTGGTGATGGAGAAAACCCTGATGAAAGTACTGAGAGTCCCTCAGGTGGTGGTGATGCAGAAAAATTAGAGTAA
- the LOC140468009 gene encoding A-kinase anchor protein 8-like isoform X3 — protein sequence MDGRYSGSYGNWNTESSGEGYDDYSCGHGSGSSYGYSGKSWDSYKGNQTSESIVAKINQQLDLLSRNEGDDQERFAPFESYDSRSSLDDRELFRSGFDCSESGPNRNDYYGDRFDHFSNSVRNRRNQFYNRARDRSGQQWGQNWSRDRPPSNRPFWNNPFSSYSSSERLSAHWNELSIGYGGRGYGPLSRNVPSLFSQPSGFGMFGMQGVGKQFGGGRLRRRERNQFRIRGGRGREIGFGRKRQPSTASNDEPDSKLSRMDQSDISDSEAEGKEQVYGDDVEGSARGDSCANFEEKDATDTLEKEKKESDADAGEGQEESNELKMKMKPRKKQRDRITERILYACSVCKFRTFDDEEIFPHLESKFHKENFKFIGTKLPKETAEFLHEYVLNKNKKTLKFRDSMEDKSAIIKRIQEQNLLHGISIENFMKKVEAVHCIACEMFIPMQNNAIQRHMKTFDHNRNRKMMLEQSKKTSLQVAKSILNNRNIVTMLDKYLKGENPFTEEDAKENEDGIDDPLEGDAGENDEVKKDETTEGEQAEIKLEPGEESAEGDGKIVNADQTIVDKSEQGADATDEEGEANLTGDQNSEESLPAEETAEVAVSAEDKVLEAGDGENPDESTESPSGGGDAEKLE from the exons ATGGACGGTCGTTATTCAG GTTCATATGGAAATTGGAACACAGAATCTTCTGGTGAAG GTTATGATGACTACAGTTGTGGACATGGTTCTGGATCCAGTTATGGCTACAGTGGTAAATCCTGGGACTCGTACAAGGGCAACCAGACTTCTGAATCCATTGTAGCTAAAATTAACCAACAATTAGATCTCCTTTCTCGCAATGAAGGTGATGATCAGGAAAG GTTTGCACCTTTCGAGTCCTATGACTCCAGGTCTTCACTGGATGACCGTGAGCTGTTCAGATCTGGCTTTGATTGCAGTGAATCTGGACCTAATCGTAATGATTACTATGGAGATCGCTTTGACCACTTCAGCAACTCTGTAAGGAACCGCAGGAATCAATTTTACAACAGAGCACGTGACAGGTCCGGCCAGCAGTGGGGTCAGAACTGGTCTAGAGATAGACCTCCGAGTAACAGACCTTTCTGGAACAATCCATTTTCATCATATTCAAGTTCTGAACGACTATCTGCACACTGGAATGAACTGTCAATAGGATATGGAGGCAGGGGTTACGGTCCCCTCTCCAGGAATGTCCCTTCGCTCTTCTCCCAGCCCTCTGGGTTTGGGATGTTCGGCATGCAGGGAGTAGGAAAGCAATTTGGAGGTGGCAGActgcgaaggagagagaggaatcaATTCAGAATT AGGGGAGGTAGAGGCCGTGAGATAGGATTTGGAAGAAAGAGGCAGCCTTCAACTGCAAGCAATGACGAACCAGACTCCAAACTGTCAAGAATGGACCAGTCAGATATTTCAGATAGTGAAGCAG AAGGAAAAGAGCAAGTTTATGGAGATGATGTTGAAGGTTCTGCACGAGGTGACTCCTGTGCT AACTTTGAGGAAAAAGATGCAACTGACACCcttgaaaaggagaaaaaagagagtgATGCAGATG CTGGTGAGGGACAAGAGGAAAGTAATGAACTAAAAATGAAAATGAAACCAAGGAAGAAACAGCGGGATCGTATTACAGAAAG AATATTGTATGCCTGCTCAGTTTGCAAGTTTCGTACCTTTGATGATGAAGAAATTTTCCCCCACTTGGAAAGTAAATTTCATAAGGAAAACTTCAAATTCATTGGAACTAAGCTTCCGAAGGAAACAGCCGAGTTTTTGCAT GAGTATGTTTTGAACAAAAATAAGAAGACATTGAAATTTCGTGACTCAATGGAAGACAAAAGTGCAATTATAAAGAGGATCCAGGAACAAAACCTCTTGCATG GTATTAGTATTGAAAATTTTATGAAGAAGGTAGAAGCTGTCCACTGTATAGCTTGTGAAATGTTCATTCCAATGCAGAACAATGCCATCCAGCGACACATGAAGACATTTGACCACAACAGGAATAGAAAA ATGATGCTTGAGCAGTCAAAGAAGACTAGTCTTCAAGTAGCTAAGAGTATACTCAATAATCGTAACATTGTGACCATGTTGGACAAATACCTCAAG GGTGAGAATCCCTTTACTGAAGAAGATGCTAAAGAAAATGAAGATGGTATAGATGACCCGTTAGAGGGTGATGCAGGGGAAAATGATGAAGTGAAGAAAGATGAAACCACAGAAGGTGAGCAAGCAGAAATAAAGCTAGAACCAGGGGAAGAAAGTGCTGAAGGTGATGGTAAAATTGTCAATGCAGATCAGACTATTGTTGACAAGTCTGAGCAAGGAGCTGATGCCACTGATGAAGAAGGGGAAGCAAACCTGACAGGAGACCAAAACAGTGAAGAATCTCTTCCAGCAGAAGAAACTGCTGAAGTAGCTGTCTCAGCCGAAGATAAAGTCTTGGAAGCTGGTGATGGAGAAAACCCTGATGAAAGTACTGAGAGTCCCTCAGGTGGTGGTGATGCAGAAAAATTAGAGTAA
- the LOC140468009 gene encoding A-kinase anchor protein 8-like isoform X2 — translation MQLAKVHMEIGTQNLLVKCGNRPFGPTSPHRPSEEQPTQTHSLTPNTTGNLAWPIHLTCTILDCGRKPEHPEETHADTRSMCKHHTDSCLRQELNPGLWRCEAAVLTTATVPPTVFSCYSSAVGYDDYSCGHGSGSSYGYSGKSWDSYKGNQTSESIVAKINQQLDLLSRNEGDDQERFAPFESYDSRSSLDDRELFRSGFDCSESGPNRNDYYGDRFDHFSNSVRNRRNQFYNRARDRSGQQWGQNWSRDRPPSNRPFWNNPFSSYSSSERLSAHWNELSIGYGGRGYGPLSRNVPSLFSQPSGFGMFGMQGVGKQFGGGRLRRRERNQFRIRGGRGREIGFGRKRQPSTASNDEPDSKLSRMDQSDISDSEAEGKEQVYGDDVEGSARGDSCANFEEKDATDTLEKEKKESDADAGEGQEESNELKMKMKPRKKQRDRITERILYACSVCKFRTFDDEEIFPHLESKFHKENFKFIGTKLPKETAEFLHEYVLNKNKKTLKFRDSMEDKSAIIKRIQEQNLLHGISIENFMKKVEAVHCIACEMFIPMQNNAIQRHMKTFDHNRNRKMMLEQSKKTSLQVAKSILNNRNIVTMLDKYLKGENPFTEEDAKENEDGIDDPLEGDAGENDEVKKDETTEGEQAEIKLEPGEESAEGDGKIVNADQTIVDKSEQGADATDEEGEANLTGDQNSEESLPAEETAEVAVSAEDKVLEAGDGENPDESTESPSGGGDAEKLE, via the exons ATGCAATTAGCGAag GTTCATATGGAAATTGGAACACAGAATCTTCTGGTGAAG tgtggaaacaggccttttggcccaacaagtccacaccgaccctccgaagagcaacccacccagacccattccctgacacctaacactacgggcaatttagcatggccaattcacctaacctgcacaattttggattgtgggaggaagccagagcacccggaggaaacccacgcagacacgaggagtatgtgcaaacaccacacagacagttgcctgaggcaggaattgaacccgggtctctggcgctgtgaggcagcagtgctaaccactgccaccgtgccacccacagtgtTTAGCTGTTATTCATCTGCTGTAG GTTATGATGACTACAGTTGTGGACATGGTTCTGGATCCAGTTATGGCTACAGTGGTAAATCCTGGGACTCGTACAAGGGCAACCAGACTTCTGAATCCATTGTAGCTAAAATTAACCAACAATTAGATCTCCTTTCTCGCAATGAAGGTGATGATCAGGAAAG GTTTGCACCTTTCGAGTCCTATGACTCCAGGTCTTCACTGGATGACCGTGAGCTGTTCAGATCTGGCTTTGATTGCAGTGAATCTGGACCTAATCGTAATGATTACTATGGAGATCGCTTTGACCACTTCAGCAACTCTGTAAGGAACCGCAGGAATCAATTTTACAACAGAGCACGTGACAGGTCCGGCCAGCAGTGGGGTCAGAACTGGTCTAGAGATAGACCTCCGAGTAACAGACCTTTCTGGAACAATCCATTTTCATCATATTCAAGTTCTGAACGACTATCTGCACACTGGAATGAACTGTCAATAGGATATGGAGGCAGGGGTTACGGTCCCCTCTCCAGGAATGTCCCTTCGCTCTTCTCCCAGCCCTCTGGGTTTGGGATGTTCGGCATGCAGGGAGTAGGAAAGCAATTTGGAGGTGGCAGActgcgaaggagagagaggaatcaATTCAGAATT AGGGGAGGTAGAGGCCGTGAGATAGGATTTGGAAGAAAGAGGCAGCCTTCAACTGCAAGCAATGACGAACCAGACTCCAAACTGTCAAGAATGGACCAGTCAGATATTTCAGATAGTGAAGCAG AAGGAAAAGAGCAAGTTTATGGAGATGATGTTGAAGGTTCTGCACGAGGTGACTCCTGTGCT AACTTTGAGGAAAAAGATGCAACTGACACCcttgaaaaggagaaaaaagagagtgATGCAGATG CTGGTGAGGGACAAGAGGAAAGTAATGAACTAAAAATGAAAATGAAACCAAGGAAGAAACAGCGGGATCGTATTACAGAAAG AATATTGTATGCCTGCTCAGTTTGCAAGTTTCGTACCTTTGATGATGAAGAAATTTTCCCCCACTTGGAAAGTAAATTTCATAAGGAAAACTTCAAATTCATTGGAACTAAGCTTCCGAAGGAAACAGCCGAGTTTTTGCAT GAGTATGTTTTGAACAAAAATAAGAAGACATTGAAATTTCGTGACTCAATGGAAGACAAAAGTGCAATTATAAAGAGGATCCAGGAACAAAACCTCTTGCATG GTATTAGTATTGAAAATTTTATGAAGAAGGTAGAAGCTGTCCACTGTATAGCTTGTGAAATGTTCATTCCAATGCAGAACAATGCCATCCAGCGACACATGAAGACATTTGACCACAACAGGAATAGAAAA ATGATGCTTGAGCAGTCAAAGAAGACTAGTCTTCAAGTAGCTAAGAGTATACTCAATAATCGTAACATTGTGACCATGTTGGACAAATACCTCAAG GGTGAGAATCCCTTTACTGAAGAAGATGCTAAAGAAAATGAAGATGGTATAGATGACCCGTTAGAGGGTGATGCAGGGGAAAATGATGAAGTGAAGAAAGATGAAACCACAGAAGGTGAGCAAGCAGAAATAAAGCTAGAACCAGGGGAAGAAAGTGCTGAAGGTGATGGTAAAATTGTCAATGCAGATCAGACTATTGTTGACAAGTCTGAGCAAGGAGCTGATGCCACTGATGAAGAAGGGGAAGCAAACCTGACAGGAGACCAAAACAGTGAAGAATCTCTTCCAGCAGAAGAAACTGCTGAAGTAGCTGTCTCAGCCGAAGATAAAGTCTTGGAAGCTGGTGATGGAGAAAACCCTGATGAAAGTACTGAGAGTCCCTCAGGTGGTGGTGATGCAGAAAAATTAGAGTAA